The region CTTGCGACCACCGAGACCGCGGAGAGCAACAACGGAATCGCCGCGAAGGTGAGAGGATCGCCGGTGGTGACTCCGAAGAGCAGGCTCGAGAGCAGGCGGGTCACGCCCAGCGCGGCGGCCAATCCGAGTCCCACGCCCGCGAGCGTCAGGGCCAGGACCCTCGTCATGACGAGCCGGAGCACGTCCACCGGCCGCGCTCCCAGCGCGATACGCAGCCCGATCTCCGGCGTCCGCTGGCTCACCGAATAGGCGGTGACGCTGTAGATCCCGAGCGCGGCCAGCGCCAGGGCGAGGGATGCGAACAGCCCGGCGAGAATCAGGATGTACCGCCGGCCGGCCATGGATCCCCCGATGACCTCCTCCATGGTCCGGAGGTTCGCCACCGGCTGATCCGGGTCGATGTCCCGCATCCGCCGCCGGACGGCGCCCATCAGGCTGCGCGGCTCGCCGGCGGTCCGGATGACGACGGCCAGTGAGGAAATCGTCCGCTGATTCGCGGACAGGTAGAAGGTCTCCGCGTTGACCGTTTCCAACCCGTCGAGTCTGACGTCCCCGACGATCCCGACAATCTCGCGCTCGACGGAGGATTTCCCCAGGACGACGTGCCGGCCGATCGGATCCGCGTCCGGGAAGAAACGGCGCGCGAAGCTCTCGCTGATGACCACGGTGATGGGGGCCGTGTCGTCCTCGTCCTCACGGAAGCCTCGCCCCTTTCGGAGAGGGATTCCCAATGTCCGAAAGTAGCCTGGCGTGACCGTGTTGAAGGGAACGACCGCTCGCTCGCCGGGAGGAGGGACGGCAAGGCCGGGGACCGCGGCCAGCGTCTGGGGAGTGGTTTCCCCGAGCGGCAGCGTTTCGGCGGCCCCTACCGATAGGGCGCCCGGCAGCGATCCGAGATCGTCCGAAAGACGCCGATAGAACTCGCGCCTCTGAGCCGGTTGGGCGTACTTCGAAGGCGCCAGATCGATCTTCGCGGAGAGGAGGTTGCCGGGCCGGAACCCTATGTCGACGGCGAGGAGCCGCACGAAGCTGCGCATGAGAAGGCCGGCGCCAATCAGCAGCACGACCGCGAGGGCCACCTCGGCGACGACCAGGAGGGCTCGGATCCTCAAGCCGCGCGGGCCGCCGATGGAACCCGGACCGGCGTCGCGCAGCACTTCGTTCAAGTCCGTCCGGGAGGCGTACAGCGCCGGAGCCATCCCGAAGATCAGTCCCGTGAAGAGCGCCAGCCCGCCGGTGACGGCGAGCACGCCTCCGTCGAGCCGGATCTCGGAATTCCGCGGGAGGTGCCCGGCTCCCCTGGAGACCAGGAGGGTCAGACCCCACGTCGCGATCAGCAGGCCCGCCAATGCCGCGGTGGTGGACAGCACGAGACTCTCGGAAAGCGTCTGGAGCATCAGGCGGCGAGGACTTGCCCCGAGCACGGCCCGCACGGCCATCTCTCGGCGCCTTCCTGTGGATCTCGCGAGCAGCAGATTCGCCACGTTGGCGCAGGCGATCAGAAGGACGAATCCCACGGCGACGAGCAGAACGAGCAAGGTGGGCCGGACGCCCGAGACCATCTGATCCTTCATCGGCACGATCCGATACTGAAGGTCGGCATCGAGTCCTTCGGAGTACGGTTCCCTTGCGGCGATGACGTCAAGCTCCGCCTGCGCCCGGCCGATCGACACCCCGGGCTTCAGCCGCGCGATGAGGCTGAGATAGCCGGAGCCTCTCTCCACGGCGCCTGAGCTCAGAAAGCTCGGCTCGAGGACGCGCGGGATCCAGACGTCCGCCTCTCCGTCGGGAAAGACGAATCCCGCCGGCAGGACCCCGACGATCGCGCGCGGAATCCCGTCGAGCGAAACCGGCTTTCCCAGGATTCTCGGATCCGATCCGAACCGATGCCGCCACAGCGCGTCACTCAAAAGGACCACCGGGGCGCCGCCCGGCTGCTCCTCCTCGCCCCGGAAGTTGCGACCTCGGGCGGGTCTCACACGGAGGACATCCAGGACGCCCGGCGAGACCCTCAAGGCGCTCAACTGCCGCGGCTCGCGAACCCCGGTGAGGTTGATCGTGTCGGCAGTGTAGGCGCCGATGGCTTCGAAAGCGCTACTCTGTCTCGCGATGCCGAGAAATCGCCGGTGGGAGAGAGGCGCTTCCTCCAGGCCCCTCGCGGGAGCCGAGCCCCACACCTGCATGATCCGGTTGGGCTCGAGGTAGGGGAGCGGTCGCACCAGGACGGCGTTGACGATGCTGAAAACCGCGGTGTTCGCTCCCATGCTCAAGGCCAGCGTCGCCACGGCGATGCCCGTCCATACCGGATCCTTCCGCAGCTCCCGGAAAGCGTGCCGCAACTCGCGAACCGGCGACCTCAAGGGTACCTCCATCGACCGTAACGGAACACGTCCCAAGGGCGCTCAGGGTAGGAGTGCGCGACGAATGCGCGCGGCGGAGATCGTCACTCTTTCGATCAAGACTTTCGACGCGCCCGCCTTCGAAGTCTCCACCCCGACCTTCGAGGGCCAGGCGTCCTCCAGGTAGAAGCGGGCCACCGGGCTTCCATCGTAGTCGTACATCACCAAGGAACATGTCTTGCGGCCGGCGGCGCCTCCTTCGAGAACCTCGTCCTGCCATGTGGTGAACTCCAGGCCGGAGAGCGGGCGGCTCAGGACGAGGACATTCGGGATGAGCCTGGGCTCCGAGCCCTCCACCAGCTCTACCGATGAGGAGATTTCTTGCAGCTCCGTGAATGCCGCAATCTCGCGACCGTCGGCCAGAAGGGAGAAGCGGGCGGCGGTCAGAGCATCCTGCGGCGCAGCCGTGCGAAAGGCGGCGGGAAGCGTCAGCGTAGCCGCACCGAGCACCAGGACGAGCAAAGCAAATCTTCTGAACAGCGTCAGGCTCATGACCCTCTCTCCTTTTCAGGCTGATTGAAGGGACCCACCCGCCGGGCGAGACGGGAGCGCCTCCTTTATATCCACCGGACCCAGGCGAAAATCAAGCCTCCTCTGGTGACTATCTCCCCGCTTGCGCCCCGCCCCCTTGCGTGAATCGGCGCATCCGTGAAATGATTGCAATCAAGGCCGTCCCGTCGCGACCGGCGCCGGCAGTTCCCCCCAAGGCGCGAACAGCGATGGCGAAACGGATGAGCCTTCCCCCCTAATGTCTCGAGAACTCTCAGAGTCGGGCTCCAGAATAGCCGAAAGAAACACCGGGCCATGCAGCGTCGCGCTCCCCCCCGGCGCGAATGGCTCGATTCGGTGGGACAGGATCCAAGGTCCACGCGCGGGTAGGGGGGCCCCGGATGCCTCGGGCCGACTTCCGAAAGACAATCGTTCGTCTTGCGCCGGCGATCGCGGCGGCTTGCCTCGTCTACTTCGGCGGGCTCTCCGGCGAGTTCGTTTACGACGACAACGAGCAGATCGTCAAGAACCCCTGGGTCCACGAAGTCCGCTACCTGCCTGAAATCCTCACGCACACGGTGTGGGCTTATCAGACTCCCGAGCCGACGAACTACTACCGTCCCGTCCAGATGGGTCTTTACAATCTGGCGTGGAGCGTCCTCGGCGGCTCCCCTAGATCGTTCCACGCCGTCAATCTGCTTTTCCATCTGCTTTGTGTCGCCGCTCTTTTCTTCCTGGCGCGGGAGCTGTCCCGGGACGACGTGATGACGGCCGGCGCGGCCCTCCTCTTCGCCGTGCACCCTCTCAACACCGAGGCGGTGGCCTGGATTGCCTGCCTTCCGGATCTGACCTACGCCTTCTTCGTCATGACGACGCTGTTCCTCCACGCTCGATCCCGCCGGGCCGCGGGCCGGCGGCGAGGGTTGCTGGAAGGGCTCGCGGTGGCGGCCTATCTCTTGGGTCTGTTCTCCAAGGAGACCGCGGTCGCTCTCCTTCCTCTGGTCTTCCTCCTCGAGATCTGGATTCCACGCGGAGACGACGCGAACCGGATCGCCCGCCCCCCCTCGGATCGAGGAGGGAGGCGGAAAAAGCCATGGTCTTCGTTCTCCGTCCCTGCCGGACAATTGGCCCGCGCGCTCCTGCCCTACGCGCTCGCGACCCTCGGGTATCTGCTCCTCCGCCTGGCGGTGGTCGGCGGGATCGCCCCGCGGGATCGGAAGGATCTGACGGCGCTGGACGCCTTGCTCAACGCGCCCGCGCTGCTCCTTTCCTACCTGCGGGCGATGGTCGCGCCGGTTCGCCTGCTCGCGATTCACGTCCTCGAGCGGGTCCCTTCGGCCGGCCATGTCCGTTTCATCGGGTGCGCCCTCGGGGTGGCGGCCTTCGTCTTCCTGGTCGTCAGGCTGTCGCGGCGGCGTCCCGATCTCGCCTTCGCCGGCAGTCTCATCCTGCTGCCGCTCCTGCCGGTCCTCTACATTCCCGCCTTGGGAGAAAACGCTTTCGCCGAGCGCTACAGCTACCTCGCGACGGCCGGATTCGCCTGGCTCGCGGCGGGCGCTCTCACGGCGTTGATCCGCTCCCTCCGGGGAATCGGGAGACATGCGGCATGGGCCGGAGCGTTGATGTTCCTTGCTATGCCGTGCGCTTGGCGGACGGTTACGAGAACCGCCGATTGGCACGACGATCGCAGGCTCGCCACGGCCACCCTTAGGGACGAGCCGCGCGCGTGGCAAATGCACGTCGTGCTAGCAAGCTGGTACTATCGGCACGATCAGCTCGAACAAGCCCTCGCGACGCTCGAAAGAGGGCTCACGGTCGTCGCCGGGAATCCCCGATTGGAAGCCGAAGCGACCGGGCTTCGATTGCAGCTTCACCGCATCCGGCCTGAGGAAGCCATCCGTGACTTCCGGCGCATAGCCGCCACCTATCCCGCCTTCTATGAAGCCGAATATTGTCTTGGGGATGCTTATCTGAAGATCGATCGGCCGGCCGAAGCGGCAGCTGCCTTCCGCCGGGCGATCGCGATCAATCCCCTGGGAATCGAGGCCCACGAGGGCCTCTTCGTGGCGCTGGTGGCGCAAGGACGATCGGTCGACTGGCGCAGCTCTCGGGAGCGGCTTTCCACTCCAATGGCGCCGCGGGCCATGGACAAGCTGCTGGAAGGAGTGGCGCAGGAGAAGGCGGGCCGCCTCGACGACGCCGAGGCCTCCCTGCAAGAGGCGCTCCGCCTCGATCCCAAATCCGACCGCGCGCTGCTCTCCCTCGCCGTCGTGGAGAATCGGCGGGGAAGATACGCGGAGGCGGCCGATTACTGCCGCCGCGCCCTCGCTCTCAAGCCCGCCTCGGTGGAGATCTACGAGCAGCTGGGAGTGAGCGTGCTCAACCTCGGGGAGGTGGAGGAGGCGGTCGAGGCGCTCGAGAAGGCCGTCGCGCTCGATCCCTCCGACAAGGAAGCTCAAAACCGTTTAGGCGTGGCCTACGCCAAGGGGGGGCGGCAAAACGAGGCGCGCGAAGCCTTCCGGAAAGCCCTGTCCCTCGATCCTGCCTTCGAGAAGGCGCGGTTCAACCTGGAGCGCCTCGAGCGCGAGGTCGTCGCGGAGGGAGCGAGGTGATGGGATACACGAATTCGGCCGCATCACCCTCATGCGGCTCGCGGGGCGTTATCTCACGCGCCAGCCCCGCGTGCCGGGCCTACGGCTTCCGGGTCGAATCGATCCTTCCCGCCCGATCCGAGGCTCATCGCCCGTAGCTCAGATGGCTGTAGCGAGATTCCAGAGGATTTCGCACTCCTGCTCGCTTGAACGCCAACCCAGGAGCGTGGCGCCGCCTGAATCCAACCGAAGAATTGACTTGACGGAACCGCCCGAGTGGATCGTCTACACGCGTCGACCCGACAACCTGTACGGCCGCGGCTGTAACCAGCCCAGCTGGAAACCCGCCCGGGCTGATCGACCGCCACGGTCGGGCCGCTGACGATTTGTAACCGCTTGAATTCCATTCCACGGCGGACGAAAATGCCCTGAGTGGTCCAAGACATTTGAGGTTGACACGAGGTCGACACCCACCGTAGGAGATCCCTTATGATAGCAGTCATTGACATTTTCAGATCCCGCGCCGGTGCGGAGGGCGCGGTTCAGCGCCTCAGGCAGATCGGTATTCCATGAGCAGCGCCTCCATTCCAGCTACACCCGTGAATCCCGAGCCCCCGGGCGAAGCGGCAAATCGTGCTGAGGAAGCTTTGACCATCCAAGAAAAGCCTGCGCCGGAAGCCGCTCGGTCGACCGTCCGCATGTCCGTGGACGCCCGGGGCCTGGCGCTCGGTATCCTGGCTACGGTCGCCGTGGTGTTCGTTCTCCAATGGGCGCAGAGTTTCGTCATATCGGTATTGGTTGGGATTTTCTTTGCTTACACCCTGAATCCGCTCGTCGTGTGGCTCGAAAGGATCAAAATCCCTCGCGTGCTGGGTGCCGGCATCGTGCTGGCGGCAGTTGTGAGCGCACTGGTGCTGGGGACCTATTCTTTGCGTGGGCAGAT is a window of Candidatus Polarisedimenticolia bacterium DNA encoding:
- a CDS encoding ABC transporter permease, translating into MRSPVRELRHAFRELRKDPVWTGIAVATLALSMGANTAVFSIVNAVLVRPLPYLEPNRIMQVWGSAPARGLEEAPLSHRRFLGIARQSSAFEAIGAYTADTINLTGVREPRQLSALRVSPGVLDVLRVRPARGRNFRGEEEQPGGAPVVLLSDALWRHRFGSDPRILGKPVSLDGIPRAIVGVLPAGFVFPDGEADVWIPRVLEPSFLSSGAVERGSGYLSLIARLKPGVSIGRAQAELDVIAAREPYSEGLDADLQYRIVPMKDQMVSGVRPTLLVLLVAVGFVLLIACANVANLLLARSTGRRREMAVRAVLGASPRRLMLQTLSESLVLSTTAALAGLLIATWGLTLLVSRGAGHLPRNSEIRLDGGVLAVTGGLALFTGLIFGMAPALYASRTDLNEVLRDAGPGSIGGPRGLRIRALLVVAEVALAVVLLIGAGLLMRSFVRLLAVDIGFRPGNLLSAKIDLAPSKYAQPAQRREFYRRLSDDLGSLPGALSVGAAETLPLGETTPQTLAAVPGLAVPPPGERAVVPFNTVTPGYFRTLGIPLRKGRGFREDEDDTAPITVVISESFARRFFPDADPIGRHVVLGKSSVEREIVGIVGDVRLDGLETVNAETFYLSANQRTISSLAVVIRTAGEPRSLMGAVRRRMRDIDPDQPVANLRTMEEVIGGSMAGRRYILILAGLFASLALALAALGIYSVTAYSVSQRTPEIGLRIALGARPVDVLRLVMTRVLALTLAGVGLGLAAALGVTRLLSSLLFGVTTGDPLTFAAIPLLLSAVSVVASCLPALRAIRIDPLTALRDE
- a CDS encoding phage tail protein; this encodes MSLTLFRRFALLVLVLGAATLTLPAAFRTAAPQDALTAARFSLLADGREIAAFTELQEISSSVELVEGSEPRLIPNVLVLSRPLSGLEFTTWQDEVLEGGAAGRKTCSLVMYDYDGSPVARFYLEDAWPSKVGVETSKAGASKVLIERVTISAARIRRALLP
- a CDS encoding tetratricopeptide repeat protein, with protein sequence MPRADFRKTIVRLAPAIAAACLVYFGGLSGEFVYDDNEQIVKNPWVHEVRYLPEILTHTVWAYQTPEPTNYYRPVQMGLYNLAWSVLGGSPRSFHAVNLLFHLLCVAALFFLARELSRDDVMTAGAALLFAVHPLNTEAVAWIACLPDLTYAFFVMTTLFLHARSRRAAGRRRGLLEGLAVAAYLLGLFSKETAVALLPLVFLLEIWIPRGDDANRIARPPSDRGGRRKKPWSSFSVPAGQLARALLPYALATLGYLLLRLAVVGGIAPRDRKDLTALDALLNAPALLLSYLRAMVAPVRLLAIHVLERVPSAGHVRFIGCALGVAAFVFLVVRLSRRRPDLAFAGSLILLPLLPVLYIPALGENAFAERYSYLATAGFAWLAAGALTALIRSLRGIGRHAAWAGALMFLAMPCAWRTVTRTADWHDDRRLATATLRDEPRAWQMHVVLASWYYRHDQLEQALATLERGLTVVAGNPRLEAEATGLRLQLHRIRPEEAIRDFRRIAATYPAFYEAEYCLGDAYLKIDRPAEAAAAFRRAIAINPLGIEAHEGLFVALVAQGRSVDWRSSRERLSTPMAPRAMDKLLEGVAQEKAGRLDDAEASLQEALRLDPKSDRALLSLAVVENRRGRYAEAADYCRRALALKPASVEIYEQLGVSVLNLGEVEEAVEALEKAVALDPSDKEAQNRLGVAYAKGGRQNEAREAFRKALSLDPAFEKARFNLERLEREVVAEGAR